The Oreochromis niloticus isolate F11D_XX linkage group LG18, O_niloticus_UMD_NMBU, whole genome shotgun sequence DNA window CTTTATTTTGTAACATTACACACTTCCTGCTACACagagggtcaaaggtcaaacatAAGAGCCCATAAAATCTTCACCCTGGAAATGGACTCCATTATCAGCTGATCCTGGATGGTTAGAGAGTGCTTAGCAACAACCTGTCGCTAGGGAAAAATCTGTACTCCCCAACGCTGACCGCCCAGCCAATCAGGTGATGCCAACCAGCCATGTGACTGCAGCAGCTCCACCCTCAGAATCACCTGTACAGgtgtgacacacacactcagacaccaCGGGATAAATTAAAGGTTTAATAGATTTTCTCCAAAAGCtgaaactctctctctctctctctcacacacacacacacacacacacacacacacacacacacagacaggtgaggCAGACAGGTGTGTCTGTGCCTCCCACAGAAATCAAAGAGGCACGCTGATGATGAAGATAAACGTGTGATCTAATGATAAGAGTCTCTGTCCTCACTGCGTCTCCATggcaacagaaacaaacaataaCTGCAGGTAGCGTCTCTTCCCGCTGCCGGCCCATGGGAGGCTAGCGGCGGTAGACGCCAAAGGCCACCAGGCTGAGGAGGATGGTGACCCCGACCAGCGAGGCGGTGGCGGGGGCGGTGAAGAACTGGCGATACTGGATCTGACAGTACCACAGCACGGAGAGCATGAGCACGAGCAGCGGGACCATCAGGCTGCCCACGTTCAGCGCCACGCGCACCTGGTCTCCCGCCCGCTGGCCCCCTGCCGCCCCCCGCGCCGCGTGCTGCGAGATGTGGCAGTGCAGCACGCAGTTATGGGCGAGGTTCAGCGAGGCGAGCGTCCGCGCGTCGTCCTGCAGCAGCTGGCCCTGATAGATGAGACGCACCTGATGCTCCTGCCCCGCAAAGTAGGTCCtgcagggtcagaggtcagaggtcagcaaaCGGGTCCGGGGGCACAGCCGGGAGGAGGAGCTTCAGGTTTGCCGAAACTCCTCCTCTACTATGCAGTAGTGTAGTGTATGGAGTATTACATGCAGCACTCGTACCTCTTAATGTACCCGACGGTGTCCTGTGGTTGGACCTGCGCCGTCCTCTCTGTGTCGTTGAGGAACTTGAGTCTGACCACCATGTTCCGCTGAGACACCGCGGcctctccgtctcctcctctGCGCCTCACCCCGTCTCCTCCCACCTGTCCATCCTCCAGTGTGGTGGGAGCCTCTGTCAGGAAGCTGTCGTTCACAGAGGAGGAAGGTGAGGACGAGGACATGGAGAAGGTGGAGGGTGAGGATGGTGGGTAGGGGGACGAGGAGGTGGCGGTGGATGAAAAGGGCGTGTCCTGCTGGGTTTGCCCGGGCCTCTGTAAAGGGGAGGAGCCTGTGAACAGGTGTTCAGGGGGCTCGGATGTGCGGGTGGAGATCCAGGCGAGCAGCAGaactgtcagcagcagcagagtggCGAACAGCAACGTCACCTCATCGCCGACACCTTCGATCAGCGCCATCGCCGCCAAGGTCAGCACAGCTCACACACCTGTAGGGAGAGGGCAGAGCTTAGCTTCAGGTATATACACACACTTCTTGTTTACCTGAGAACCCCTCACCTGTCCTTTCACTCCAGCATGACTGAAGCTTTTTATGAAatagggaaagaaagaaaacgccCCTTTAGGGGCAGGTGTCCCACAGACGGAGCTCCAACGTCACACGACAGTATCGCAGTACTGTGTGGTGATAAATACAATACTGTGAGAGTACTACGAGCAGGTGAGCTCCTCTCTCAGGTCGATAGAGTTACTTCCTAACTCATAGCGAGCTGACGGCTCAGACACACGAGGGAAACCAACGTCCGAACATCTGCAGGACACCTGTAGCTGCCGGAAGCTGAACCTCACAGTGTCGCCTGATGGGAGGTTATCGACGGCTCCCAAACTGGATCCATGTAATCGCCATCAGACGACATCGGACAGGTACGGCGGGTTTTAGTAAAATCACCTTATCTCATTTGATAAAACACAAACTGATCAGCTGTGAGGTCGTGACCTGCAGATGCAGATCATCTGTACGTTTGTCAGAATATGGTAACGATAAAATCCCAGTAAACCTCAAAGTTCCGCCTCTACGTTACACCTGGGCCCAGTAAAGTCCAATCAGAGCAAGCGTCCTGTCCCCgctctacacacacacgcacacacacacacacacacgcacacacacacacacacacacacacacacacgcacacgcacacgcacacgcacgcgcacacacacacacacacacacacaccacagggTGACCTCTGGGACTCTATCTTGGGGAAACACACTCAGAGGTAAAAGCTCCCCTGGCGGATCGCACGTCACTTCCTGCGTGGCTGTCCAACCAGCGGGATGAAAAGCCCTTACACTTGTCCCCATACAACGCTAACTTCCGGTTTCCTGTGTGCCGTCAGCAGGTATCGATCCATGATTGATCCGGTTGTTAATCAAGTGTATTTTTGACGCCCTCTGCTCAGGTATTTGCTCACCTCTTTCCGCGGCCTCGTCACGTCACCAGTTGTTGGTCGCGTTTCACCGGAAGATCCGGGCATTTGAGCCACCCGGGCTCACCTGGATCAGCTCCGCCAGTCCCGCTAAAGTCCGCGCTAACAGCTACCCGCTGCGCTAAGATACGCGCTAACAGCTCCCGCTCCCAGGGAGCCTCTGACCCACAGTCTGAGTCTGCGCAGAGGCGCGAGGAGAGAGGAGACGACGGTCACTCACGTTCAGTCCAGGAGCTTCATGTCCTCCGCGTTAGCCTGCAGGCTAACAGCTGCATCACTTCCTGCTGCCGCTTCTTCTACTGCTGTGCTCCGCGGCGGACCCAGCGGAGGCTTCTTCTTCTCTATATTGCttattggcggttggcaaacagcaaaatggtgcattaccgccacccaCTGGTGTGGAGTGTGAACTGAATGTCAAAAATGAATCAAATCCTCCCAAACAAACGAGTCtgccttaaaaaacaaaatatgaccTGATCACTTCTCCAGTTCTTACGAAATAAATCAGCCAAGTCCAGTTTCACTTTCATCTCACCGAGCATCATATTTCTGACAATGCACTAAAACATGTCCtattgtttcttcttctctgttgcAGTCACACTCCCCTGTGCAGTGCTTTCTCATTAAAAACAATGTGCTATTCAAACCAGCATGCCCAAATCTGAGTCAGGATATAGCTGTCTCCTCTCTCCTGTTCCTGTGCTTCTCgtttctcctgttttttctttggtttcGTAAAACCATCGCCCCCCCAGTGGAGGTTGCGCATGCGTACACCTGCTGGTCGCGATTACCGTAGCGTCTCCTTATGACGTAACCAGACAAAAGAAACAAGCAGAGTGTAACAGTTTCAAATGGTACAGAACAAAaagtaaagaagaagaaacgtgTTCGAGATCAGATCCAAATAAagtttttaataaatgaaacaaaacgAAAAGTGACATATTAGACTAAAGCCCTCTGTAACAGCAGATCagacagcagaagaagaaaggggACCATAATAAATCATTACTGCAGGTTTACAGCTTCCAACAGAGAGTGTGGATTATGTGTACTCGTGGCCAGGAACGACCAGGAACGACAGCTGACACACAGGAAGTCTGACTGGTGCTCAACCGAGCCAGATTATCCAATCAGCATCACCTGTGTGAAGCTGGTGTGTGACAGCCTGAGGTACTGAGAAGGAACCCTGACCATGACCTGCTGcgacttttcaaaataagagcatgAAGCTGTTGGTGATTAAGCTTTaggagtgcctgtgtgtgtttgtgtgtgagcagaCCAGCAGATTTTACAGCATGAGGTTCACTTCACCCACAGAAACATGTTCAAACACTCTAAATACAAACATATATTAAAATGCATGAATATAATGCActcattttatttacagtcactttattaggtgcaCCTGTTCAACTCAGATATctgaccagccaatcacagggtAGCAGCAAAGTGATGAAGAGGAGCTGCTGAGGTTCAAATGAAGCGTCAGAATGATGATTTAGGAGACTGGTGTGTCCAGACCCCAGTGAGCGTTTCAGGAggaggtgtacctaataaagtggctgtgaGTGTAAATTCTGCACAAAGTCCTGTGAAATATGTGAGTTTCAACTTTGTGGGTCCGCTCAATCAATCAGTTGATCGGTCAGTGAACCGATCGATCATCTGCAGTGTTTCCTCTTCAGCATGTTGGGGCTCTGACAGCTGCAGAAACCTGATCAGCTGATTGGTGGCTCATCCTGGGGTGTCCACGTGCACAGCCTGACCTTTCATTGTTAGAGAAGCTGCTGCACGCGCTGTTAGTCTGGATGATGTCATTACCCCAACACTTTCCCTTTAACGTGCTGAACATCCGGGCAGCAGGGGGCAGCAGTGGCGCTCAGGGGCCACTGGCTGTGTTTGTGAGGGCTCCGAAGTCCACCAGAACCCGGACCCCAGCTCAGACCTCTGAGGGTCCCACAGGTGAGGCCCAGTGCACCTGTCCTCACCTCAGGTGGCAGGGTCCTCCGAGTTTACTCCAGAATTAAAGTCACAAGAACTCAAAATAAAGGCTGTTTTTATTCTAAATAACAAACTTTATTAGgacaaacagcagaaacacCTCACCCCACCTGCGGCAGGTGCGGAGTCAGATGATGACCTCACTGATCACGGGGACTCCGCTGCTCTTAGCGGGCTCCTCTGCCGCCTCTCAGCCCCCGATCAGCATCGCGCCGGGCGGTGGAGGGAGCCCCTTCGGCTTCCTCCCAGAGCATCCGCTGTGCTCCGCGGGCCCCCGGCCGCATCTCTGCCGGCGGTCCCCGGGCCTCCCGCCTGTTCAGCATCTGGACCCAGAGAGGGCTCGGAGTACGCAGTCGCAGTTGGGTTTGAGTGAAAACGGCGTAAATGTAAAATAGCGTCCGTTAAAGAGTGCGTGTGCGGCGGCTCCAGCGGGGCTGGCTGCCGCTGTGGCCGCTGTCTCTGGTTTCATCCTCCGCCTTTGTCCTCATGTTTTCCCCCGGAGTTCCTCCCCCTGCGGCGCTGGGCGGAGTTTCATACCGGACTAGACGCTCCTTTTGTCGGATTCGTTTCGACCTGACTCCCCGGGGTTTACGGCTGAAAAAACCACACTTCCACGGTCCCGAAAGCAGCCGAACCGGCACGGTGCCGTGCAGTATCACCCCGGCTTTCTGTCCGAACCAGCAGGTAAACGCCAGGTTCCGATTTTAAACGCATTTCTGGGTTTTTCGGCTCGCTCGTCCCCGAGTCGCCACAACATTCATGGCGGCTTTGCAGCGGAGGCTTGTGGGGCAGCTGCAGCCCGTCCCGCCCGCACAAAGCTCTGGTTCTGCGGGTAAAGGGTTCGGGGGGCTCGGGGGTTCTGGTGATCCTGCACCGCGGGTAGACTCGACCTCGACCTTTTTACGTGTCATCATTTTGTCGGATTAAAGCCCTTAAACGCTCCACGTGTGCCGTCCGGAGACTTTCGCTCGGATCTTTTATCCGGTTTCATCCGGTTTGTTCCGGTTTGGTCTCCGCGTCGCTCCGACACGTTTCACCGGGAAACCTTCGCGCTCGGTTCTGCGGTTCGTGCCAGCGGAAGCTACGTGCTGACTCCTGCCGGAGGATGGACGCCATTACCGGGCAGCTGGAAGCTGGCGGCCCGGAGACCTTACCGGGCCCGAGCCCAGCTCCCCGGCCGTCCGGACCCAGAACCCGGGGACCGTCTGCAGAACGGCACCGggacctgtgtgtgtgagagatcaGCTCCTGTCTGAGAATCGATCATCAGCAATGTCACCAAACACACTGTTTCCGGTTACCTCTGTGGTTACACTGGTGTGGTGATGTCACGTGAGTTTAATGCTCAGCCAGGTGAGAACAGTTGAGGTGCACGTCAGTGTGAGGTCATTCAAACAATGGCTGTGGTGCACACAGGTGGGCACCCTCACAGTGAAGCTGCTGCAAGTGAAACATTCTGATTGGCTATTCTGTGCCCCGTAGCTGCTGCTGTGACTGTGAGTGGGTGTGCACTCTGATCACACCTGTGCAGGTAGCTACAGACCCCTCAATCATCATTTTTGTCCAGTGGCGAAGGATCAAAATTCGCCATGGTGCCACAGACACGTGAACTCCGaagcacagctgcatcttcagATGAATCTGACTAAAGGTGAAGGTGCCCAGGTGTGGGGGCGTGGCTTTAGGAACGACCCAAAGTTCATACACAGAGCTCAGTGTGCATTGACGTTTCTATCACTGAAGGTGGCGCTCTGGAGCCTTTCTGCACGTGGAGCATCCTCACTGCGTGTGCAGAATCTCGTTTCTGAGCACGCTCAGATTGATTTCTGTAAATGAAAAGAAGCCTTCAGGAAGTTCACACACTGTTGGGCCGCCATGGTGTGAGCTGCAAGCTGATTGGGCAGTGAGAGGATGAAGGTGTTAAAGTGTGGTGATGGCCAGCTGTCATCCTCTATAAATACACCTGGTACATTCTACACAGTAACAGGTGATGTCACTGACCTTCAACGTGTCACTGTTAGCCTACAGTGGGGCAGCAGGGATCAGGTGACGTGTCAGGTGATCAGGCGACATATTCTGCTCAGTGACTCACGCTCCACTTACTTCTAGCTTCTCACAGGAGAGTGACCTGCCACTGAAAGCAGCCAGCCTCCTCTGAGCTATGGAGAGCCAAACGTGCCAAAACGCTGCGCAGGTCAGCAGGGGGCGCCGTAAAAACATGGTCACATTAAATCCAGCCCCCTTTGGTCCTGCAGCCTTTCTCACCTGACATTGATTTAAAACACCTACATGCTGCTACTGCGCGCTGATTGGTCCTTCAGTGATTTATGACAGGGCGTCCTCTGTCACGGCGCCCGTTTCCAGCAGTCGGGCTGGTTTCACTCGGCTAAAGGATGAGCTCGAGAGCGCCCCCTGTGGAGCCGGAACAGCGCATTGGATCAGGTGTTGTTGGACTCGGTGCTGCCCCACACaggcagaaacaggaagtacacgAGCCGAGCCGTACTGATGGTCACGTGAGCACTTCCTGCTGCAGTAAACCTGTTTGATTTTGTGTTTCAGAGGGAGGGGCGGAGCCTCCTCCGTCGGTCACTGCAGGATGAACGGCAGCAGCAGCGTCTCCACGGCTCAGAGCACCAGGGTCAAGACTGAACCAGGTAAGTGCCGACCTGCTGTTAGCGCCTGTCAGGTGTTCAGGTACTCGCCTGTCAGTTCATGTAGGCCTGCGTGAACTCTGCTAAAGCAGCGTCCACACAGGAAGTGGCTGGCAGCGACTGCAGGAAGTTGATGACACTTGGAATGAGCGTGAAAGTGCTTCCAGTGAGCGCTCAGATGTGACGGGGGGGGGCAGACCTTGGGTTTGCCTGAAGCTGCATGTTTGCATCTTTACGCCCGTGTGCACCTTCGTCCTCACAGACGACTATTTTGGCAATTTTAGTGAAAACGTACCTgaacatgtttttgtgtaacgTTCGGCCGCGGGGCACACGCCCTCACCGGCCCCGCCCTGACCGC harbors:
- the tmub1 gene encoding transmembrane and ubiquitin-like domain-containing protein 1 — its product is MALIEGVGDEVTLLFATLLLLTVLLLAWISTRTSEPPEHLFTGSSPLQRPGQTQQDTPFSSTATSSSPYPPSSPSTFSMSSSSPSSSVNDSFLTEAPTTLEDGQVGGDGVRRRGGDGEAAVSQRNMVVRLKFLNDTERTAQVQPQDTVGYIKRTYFAGQEHQVRLIYQGQLLQDDARTLASLNLAHNCVLHCHISQHAARGAAGGQRAGDQVRVALNVGSLMVPLLVLMLSVLWYCQIQYRQFFTAPATASLVGVTILLSLVAFGVYRR